TCTCGTAACGGCGTTCATGAGCGGTCACAAAGTTCGCCTTAACAATTTCCAACTGGTTCTTGTCAAATGCAGGGGCGGTCAGGACCTTCTTCGCCAGTTCCAAAAGCGCAGGGAAATCCTTCGAAAGGCAGTCAATATCGAATGCCGAGAGGAACGTGCCCGCGCTAGTCGAGAGGGAAGCGCTGACAAATTCCAGGGAATCGTCCAGAGCGTGCGCCGAGATACCACCGCCCGCACCGCGACGGAGCATGGTTCCCACCATTTCGGAGGCGGCCTCGTCCTTGATGTTTGACGCGACGTTCGATTCTTCAAAATAGACCGTCAAGTTCACCAGCGGAAGAGCGCGGTCGCTCACAATGTAGCCCGAAACGCCTTCAGCGATTTCGACGCGATAGTCCTTGGGGTACGGAGCCACATACTTGAATTCGGGATACTTGATGTCCTTGTAACTTGCCGGGACAACGGAAGGTTCAGAGGCGGGAGCCTCGGCAACCGCAGGGGCAGCCGTATCGGCGACCGCCGGAGCGGGGCTCGCCGTTTGGGGGGCGGGCGCAGAGGAGCACGCCGCAATTACGGCAAAACAGCCCGCGGCGACAAATCCAATTGAACTAGATCGTTTAAGCATTTGCCAAAATATAGATTAAATCGGGAATCCAGAAAAGCATTCTTCCAAGTTGGAGTAACAAATAAACAAGGAGTGTGTTCCAAATCAAAAAAAATCCGTATATTAGTCAATGAGCCCTTCTGGTGGATAACTTCCGGCATCGCCCAGCGAGCCGCCCGTCTCCAAGAGAGACACATCCACCAGAAAGGCTCTTTTCTCTATCCAAAAACTAAAAGGACATCGCCCGAGCGATGCCCTTTTTTGCTGTACAGAGAAATCCAATTAACTAAAACGACCGTTGAGTTGCTTGCGACGGCGGCCCCGTTCCGATATCATCGCCTCGATCAGGAACAGCAATGCCGAAAATCCCAAAAAGATCTGGTAACGGTCCTGGTAATTTTCCATGCGGTCGCTCGCCTGGTCCTTCTTTTCGAGACTCGCGATTTCGGTCAACACCTTTTGCAGTTGGAACTCACCCGGACTCGCGTAAAAATACAGGGCTCCCGTGACGCTTGCAATCTCCTGCAAAGTCCCTTCCTCGAGTCGCGTCGTTACAATGTTCCCTTGAACGTCCTTCTTGTAGGCGACTTCGCCGTTCTTTGTCTTGACCGGTATGGGCACGCCCTCGCGGCTTCCTATGCCGATGGTGTAAATCTTGATGCCCATCTCGGCGGCTTCCTTGGCGGCGTTCACGGCTTCGGCTTCAAGTTCCTCGCCATCACTCATCAAGATCATCACAGAGTACTTCCCCGCCCCGCCGGAGTTCTTGAACAAATCCATCCCCTTGCGGATGGCGTTCTCGAGGTTCGTGCCCGGCATGAGCCAACCGGGGTTGAGTTCACGGAGCATCATTTGCACCGTGCCATAATCCAGCGTCAGAGGGACCATCACCTGCGCCTCGCCGCTAAAAGCGACCAAGCCCACTCGGTCCCCCGAAAGCCCTTCCAAGAACGAGGAGATCTCGTGACGGCTGCGCACTAGGCGGTTCGGTTTCACATCCTCGGCAAGCATCGAGAGCGAAATATCCTGCAAAAGCACAAGATCCAAGCCACGACGTTCGATGTGTTCCATCTTGCGCCCCCACTGTGGACGGGCAAGGGCCACAAACAAAAAGGCTATGGCCAAGAGTAGTAGGAGCACCTTGGTGAGGCGGCGCCACGGCGACACGCTCGTGGTGAGTTTGGGGAGCATCGAAAGCGAGACAAATCGGGCCGCCAATTTTTTGCGACGGCGGTACGCGTAATAGAACAGCAACGCGAATAGCGGCAGCGTAAACAGGCACCACAAAAAGTTCGGTTCGGCAAAACGCATCAAGGCCTCCAAAAACACAAGCCAATGGGGTCAAAAACCCTGGAATTGACCATGAATATACAAAAAACCATTCTTTTCGCCCCAGTTTTTACAGAAAAAAGCGATTTTTGGACAAAAAATGCATTTTTGAAATTGATACAGCATTTTTCGGGAAACTTGTTATATTTTTCTTACAGAGGGACTGTCTATGTTTGAAAATTTAGTCGGGATAGAAGTCAATGTCATTTGCCTGCTAACTGCCTTACTCATTCTGGGCACCTTGCAAAAGTCGTACCAGCGCAAGCTCCAAACGCGAGCGTTCTGCGCCCTACTACTGTGGTTCATAGCCTTCTGCGTCATCGGCGGAATCACCCACATTGTGGACCCACAGAACATCGCCGCAATGCACGTCCTTATTTGCCTCAAGGTTATCACCTGCGTTTTTGTGGGCTACAACTGGTTCACCTACACTTTCTACGCTACCGCCAACAACTCCTATGGGATCCGGCGATGGGCGCCCCTTGTTATTGCCCCGCCTCTCGCCGTGAGCATCTATGCCATTGTCGTGTGCATTAAGCACATCAGCGATACAGAGCTGCTCCTAGACCCGCTCCTTTGGCTATTCTTGAACATCGTCGGCAACGTCTATTTTATCGCAGCCGTTGTCGTCTCCGTCAAGAGGTCGTTCCGAAGCGCGAACCCTTTCCAAAAGGGAGAGTATCGCCGTCTGAGCCTTGTGGCAATCATCCCCCTTATCGCCATGTTCGTCCAGTACAAGTTCATACAACTGAACATTACGTCCCCTGTCATTATCCTCACCATACTGTACATGTACCTGCTCTCGCTTAAGCAACAGATATTTACGGATCCCGCCACCGGTCTAAACAACAAGCACAAGATGACCGACCACATCGACAAGGTCCTCCAGAACCCGGATCCCGAAAAAAGGCTTTTCTTTGTGCAAATTGGCGTGGATTACTACGAAAAAATCCGTAAAAAATTCGGCAAGAAAAAAGCTCTTCTTGTCATTGAAAAGGTAGCCTGGTTCCTCCGGAGCCAGTGCCACGGGCAAAATGCGTTCCTCGCCCGCTACAGCGCAGACAAATTCGCCATCATCTGCGAAAAAGAAACGCTCTCGGAACTGGAATTCCTGTGCAACGAAATCATCCGCAACAGCGAAACCGGCGAGATCCAATCCGTCATTCCCTGGAAAATCTCCCTCAACGTCTACTGGTCCGAATACGGCACCGAAAAGACCCAGACTGTAGACGACTGGCTCAACGGCGTTTACGACAACTGCATCAAGCCCGCCACCGAGACCCCCGAGTCATAAACACGGAAATCGACGGCAAAGGATTATTACGGGATGCGCACAAAGCGCGTATTTGCAAGCAGCAGTTCCAAAAGAATCAATGCCGCCCCCAGCAAAAGCCACGGGTAGAATTTCTCGGCATAGCGGGCATAGGCGACCGTCTCAATTTCGGTTTTTTCGAGTTGGTCGATTTCGGAGTAGATTTCTTCAAGTTGTTCCTTGTTCTCGGCACGGTAGAACTTGCCGCCCGTCTTTTGGGCGACGGCGCTCAAGGTCGCCTCGTCAATGCCTTCTTCGGGAGTGATGTCGCGCTCGGTCCACGAGATTTCGCCTGTCCACGCGTTCTGCTGGAACCCAAGGATCTTGCCCCGTTTTTTACCCACGCCAACAGTGTAGACCTTCACCCCCAATGACTGCGCGACCTCGGCGGCACGAACCGGGGAGATGACGCTTGCGTTGTCCTTGCCGTCGGTCAACAGGACCACCACGCGGCTCTTGGCCTCAGATTTTTGCAAGCGCGCCAAGGCGTTCATCAGACCGTCGCCAATGGCGGTGCGGTTCGCGAACACGGAGTCGCGTGCCAAATCGTCCGTCGCCCCGAGAATTTCGAGGAGGCTCCCGTAATCAAGAGTCAACGGGCACTGCGTCACGGCACGGCTGCCAAAGGCGGAGAGGCCTATGCGGTCGCTGTGGCGCTTTTGAATAAAGTCGGCAATCACTTCTTGGGCATAACCCATGCGGCTGTACTTCCAGTACTCTCCCGACTTGAGAATGCGTTCCGCGTTCATCACGCCAAGTTTCGCCTGTTCGGCGCGGGTGAGCATGTCGAGCGTCCCCATGGAGCCCGAAACGTCCAAAACCAGCATGATGTCGACACCGTCGGTACTGGTGTATTCCACCTCCATGGCATTTTGCGGGCGGGCAAGAGCCACGATAAAGCAACAAAGGGCAGCCATACGGAGGGCAGGCACAATGTGGCGCAAACGCACTCGGCGACTAGGCGACGCCTTTTTGGCGATAGCCAACGCCGGGAACTTGATGGTACTTTTGCGGCGCTGCTGGCGGTACACGTACAGCGCTATCAATACGGGAACAAAGATAAAGAGCCAAAAGGCTTCAGGATTCTGAAAATGGAGGGCACCTATATCCATGCCCGAGAATATACAAAAAAACAAAAGCGCAAATTTTGCGCTTTTACGGCAAAAAACCGCAAAAAAATGACTCCCGAAGGGGGGAAGCCTTCGGGAGCCAAACACATTAGGATTGTTTAATTACTTTACACGGACCGTGCTGATCTGGTTACCCACACGGAGCAGGTACTGACCCTTGCTCGGCATGACGATGTTCTGGTTGGCACCATCGATGCGGCCAGAAGCAATCACCTTGCCCTGCATGCTGAACACGGCATAGTTGGAGCCGATCTTGGCACCGCTCAGCTGGATCTGCATACCAGAGACGCTCACCTTGGCGACGCTCAAGGCGTCCACAGCCACGATGGCATCCTGACCGCTGGCAGAGCTACCCGGGTTCACAACACCCTGAGAAGAGCTGGTCGGGTTGACGCCCTGAGAAGAGCTGGATGTCGGACTCGAGCCGCCATTGTACTTGGAGAAGTCGTTCGGGACAGCGAAGCCTACAAGCTTCACCGGATCGACCACATTGCCACTGGCATCGAGGAATTCAATAGACTTCACAGACACGGAGCCCGTTCCACCATCCGGCATCTTGGCTTCAAACTTCACGCCAGATGCGGTGGCCATAACGTCGTTGGCGCCCGCAGCAGGAACCGATTCTTGTGTCATCCAGCTATCAATATTAAGGTCTCCAAGGATGTAGCCATTCGGCTTCAACTTGAACGTGAGGGTTTGATAATCGTTCGTCGGATCCAAAAGGATACCCGGTTCGCAACCGGCGCAATGAGGTTCCGCATAAAGAATCGCAAAGCGCATTGTTCCCGTTGTTTTCACATTGATGCGCACGGAAGCAACGTTCAGTGCAGTCAAGTTCACGCCGGATTCGTCACCCTTGAACGACATGGCGATACCGGCAGAAGGATACTTGAGCAAACCAGCTTGCTTCAGTGCTTCATCATACTCCGGTTCCGGACCGATTTCCATGGATGCATTGGCATAAACTTCATCGCCGATGAGGTAAAGCGGAGAAGAACCAGAGTCCGGGTCCATCTTTGTACCAATACCAAGCTTATCATGATAGGCACCCCAGTTCCAGAAACCGGAAACACCCACCAAGGAATCGCCCTTATCCAAGTGAATACCTTCACTGGAGGTAATTTGCTGTCCCAAGGACGGGTCCGGGGTGAACGAAGTAAAGCCGGTCATGTCGTAGAAGTTGGGCATGTTGCCCGTCATGAGGAGCAAATAAAGCAAATTCAAGGTCGCCGGATAGTACTTTTCACCAGGGACGCCTTCACCACAGCCGCTTGCCGAAGCACAGCTAGTCTTATTTTTCAAAGTCTTGTAAACCGTTTCCAGGTACGGTTCTGCTTCGTCGGCACTAGCGGCAGCGAGGCCCAAGCCACCAGAGAACGTGGAGGAACTGAAGTTGTCACGCTTCTGAGACATCGTGCCATCGGGATAATAACCGGAATTGATACCGCCAGCGTTCATCTTCGTTTCCTTGTACATCCAAGGAACGATTTTATCGTTGAACTTTTTGGCGTTGGCGTTACCATACCAATAATAGGCCCAAGCCATGCGCCATGGCGTACGGGCGGCATCGTCAAAGAAGCCCGGATTGTCGGCCTGGCCAACCGCAGCCTGGGAATTGACGGCAGGCTGATGGCTGTTCCAATCACACCAGTCCGTGACAAGGCCGGTAGTGTTGTTCTGACATGCAAGGAGGTCCTGTTCGGCCTTAGACTTCACAGTATTCCACTTACTGTCGTTCGTGACCTTGGCAAAAAGTTCAAAGTTGGCGAGAGTACCATAGCTCGGATTAAACATCAGGTTCCAATCGCTACCCGCCTTGACAGAATTATTGCCATCAATATCGTTGGAAGCAATCCAACTGATGAGGGCCTTTGCGTCAGTCAAGTACTGGGCGTTGTTCCACTGCTTCGAAGCCATAATAAGAGCGAGGGCGGCATCAAAGTCAGCATCGGATGCTGTACCACCGTGAGAGCCTTCACCCACACGCCAGTTCATACCACCGCCATTTCCCTTGGCGTTGTTCTTCCACGTGGCATAGAGCTTGTCGAATTCGGCCTGATGGTCGTCATTGGTGCTAGACATGTAGACCATGATCATCATGCCGTATGCAATACCCTCGGACACGGTTGAATTAGTCCCTTCTGGGCTCAAAATCCAGGCTTCGTTGCCCTTATCCTGATACCAGGCACCCTTCCACTTTTTAAAGTGATCCTGAATCACGGACGGATCTGCATACAACGCAGTTGTACCATGCGGGCTCTTTTTGTTCTGCGGGAACGGGAATTGCGGTGTACCAGCCGAAGCCACCACAGACGTCACCGCTACAGCGGCAAGCGCAATTTTGAAAAAGTTTTTCATTCAAACAATCCTTGTTAATGTGTAAGCCCAATCCCCCCTAAAATATAAGTTGAAAGCATCCAAAATTGCACCCAGGAAATGTAACAAATCCGTTTCAAAGCGCCATTTTTGAGTAAAAAAAATTATAATGAAGATGGAGTGTGCTAAATGTCACGTTTTTTTAAGATAGCCTTGGCGACAGCGTTCGCCGGCGGAGGTTTCGCCATGGCGGCAGGCCCGATTACCACTGTCCCCTGGAACGGGCACGTTGGCGCCGTTTCGTTCACCTTTGACGACGGCATGCAGAACCAGATTGACAACTTGAAGCCCATTTTGGACAAGATGCCCGACGTCACCGTCACCTTTTTTATCCCGGGATTCAGTTCGGTTTGGCAAAACAACCCAAACGACCTCGCAGCCCTCGCCCAGGCGGGCCACGAAATAGGGAACCACAGTCTCTCCCACCCCACGTTGACCGGGCTTTCGGCGGATTCCCTCACCAAGGAAATCGTGAATTTTGCGGAGAGTCTCGAAAAAGGCATCCCGGCACCCAAAATTACCGCCTTCGCCACGCCATTTTGCGCCAACAGTGACGACGTCACCGCCGTCATCAAGCAAAAGCACTTCATCAACCGCGACTGCGGCGACTGGGCATACCGAAACGGCTGGAACAAGGAGCCAAACTGGTTCAAGTTCCCCGCCCTCACCTGGCTCCGCTCGTCCAAAAAGCCCGAGGACATCACCGTCGCCCTAGATACCTGCATAGGGAATGCGGACTTTAGCGGGCTCCCTTCCTGGGAATCGCCCCCCGGCCCCGAAGGCGAATGGATGGTTGTCTTGAACCACGGCGTGGCGCAAGACAACGACGATTACGCCATCGACCCCGCCGACATCAAGAAGATTATCCAGCACGCCCGCGACAACAAGATGTGGGTCGCCTCGTTCAGCACCATCGGAGCCTACTACATGGCGCACTTTACGCTGGACGCCGTCAGCGAAGCCTTGGGTGAATCCGCCAACATTGACGCCGGAATTAAACTCGATTGGAAGTTGCCCAGCGAAAATATGCCCGAGAGCATCCCGCTCAAGGTAAAGCTCGGCGGCCCGCTAACAGCCGTCAAGGGCAAAATAGTAATGGACCAAGGCGACAAGGCCATTTGGCCCGACAGCAGCGGCCACTACACCATCGAGTTCACCAAGCTCTCGCTCAAGGTGCGCCTCGCCACCGCCGAAGAAATCGAGAACCACGGCAACAATACCACTGCCCTCAAGCGCGCAAACCAGCTAAACAAAAAGCCGCGCAGCTCGGGGCCGCACGGCACATTCGACCTCATGGGCCGACGCGTCAAGAACGAGAAGCGTTAACGGGCGGCTTTCGCCTTGGCTCGCTTCTTTTTCCAGATTTTGAACTCCATGTAGAGCGTGCTCACCGTGTAGACAAAGACCATGAAAATGATAGTATTCTTGGGAGTATTCAAGTTACAAATGCCCCAGGCGATGGTAATGAGCGGCAAATGGATGAGGTACGGGTAAAAACTGGCCCTGCCGACCTTCCGCACAATCCCAATGCAAAAGAACCGCGCCATGAAGCCCTTGCCCGAGAGAAGCGAGAGCACAAAGAGACCGTAAATGAGTATGGGCAAGCTATGGTGAAGGAAGTAGTTGACCCCGGGGTTCCACTGCGGGCTCAAAAGGAAGAGGCTCCCGTACAGCGCCCAGAGCAAAAACATTTGCACCATGCCGCTCACATAGTCCCTCTTCAAAAACTCGAAGCAGCCCTCAGCATACAGACGGTAAATGACCATGCCAAAAATGTACTCGAACACGCGAACCGGCGCGAACATGTGGAAAAAACGGTACTTGGCGGCATAGCCGTCAAACCACAGGTTGCCCGTAGCACCGAACACCACTGCCCACAGGATTCCCGGGATAAACACCGTGCCGAACAGCACCCAGAGCGTGCGGCGGTTCTGCTTGAACAGCCAGCGGCTGAACCAGGGCGTAATGGCGTAGCACACAAAAAAGCTGGTGAGCGACCACGAAGGCTCGTTCAGTTTCATCCCCAAGTCCGGGACAACGGACCAGGCGAGAGTCAGGTGCAAAACGAGGCTCCGCCAGGGGTGCACCATATTCGCAATCCCCTTGCCAAAGCAGTCGGGAATCTCGCCAAAGGAGGGCAAATGCGCATAGCCGCTGAACTTGAATACGAGCACCACAAACATGAGGAGCGTCATAAAAAAGTGCAGGCGGTACAACTTGGCAATACGGGCGAACATGAACGGGACAACCGGAATGCTACGCTCGGGGTCGCTAAACTTGCTTGCGAAGAGGAACCCGGCAAAGACGTAGAAGATGCCCGCGGCAAAAGCGGGGGCGCTCACAATGGGCATGAGCCACTTGCAATCGGCCATGTACTGGAGGGCGTTGCTGCTCCCCAGGTGGAGCATCACAATGTTGATGCTCGCCAACAGACGCAAACCGTCTATCGCCGGGAAATAAGGACGCTTGGATTTTTGCTCTGGCTGTTCCATCGTGGGGCTAAATGTAGAATAATCCTTCCCGTTCCACAAAAAACGGCAGTCCTAAGACTGCCGTTTGCTTCAATCAAGGTAGGGAATGATTTTTCACATCACTTTGCCGTGCGGATTAAGTAAGTCTTAAATCCTGGGACACGCACCAAATAGGCTCCTGGACGCTTGGTGGCCTCCTTGCTCACGCGATTGCCGTTCATGTCGAAATATTGGGCTTCTACGGCAGTATTGCCCGGAGTCCTGCGGAGGGAAGTTAAGCCCATCTGCTCTTCCTCCTGTGCCGCCTTGGCATCGACAAACTCAATCCAGTCGATGTTGACGTAGCTCCCGGTAATCGCAAGCTTCAATATATGCTTGCCCGCCGTAAGCGTCTTTTTGCCCAGTTCAAACACCTTGTACGTTTTCCAGTCCTCGCCCGTCTGCGGAACAGCAAAGGACTCGGTAATTTCGGCATCATCCATGAACAGCTGGAAACTGGAAGTCTCGCTACCGCTCGCGACGTTCGCCTTGATCAAGTACTCGCCCTCCTGGGCGACCTCGACCGTGTATTCGAGCCATTCGTCGGCAATGGTATAGCCGATGGCGTAATTGTCGCCGCCCTCCTCGATATCCACACCATCGTCGCGATAGGCGCCACCCTGGTTGTCGGAATCAGTATCGCGGTACGAGAAACCCTGACCAGCCTCATCGTAATTTTCGGCTTCGACCTTGCCCGGGATGGACGCAGCCACGTTCTTGTAGGGATTCTGCGGCACATCGATCGGAGTGAGGTACACGCGGTAACCATAGAACTGGCTCTCAATTTTCACCTGGACCGTAAGGCTTGAACCCGTAAGCGTCATCTCTTTCTCGGAGACGAGCTCGGTCGAGGCCACCGGCGTATCCTTGTCCTTCCAGGTCACACGTTCCACGGTGACTTTCATTTTACCCCCGAGGAAAGCCGGGAGTTTTTCGAACACGACGTTCACATTGCCCACAGAGTTTCCGCCCAGCACGAGGCTAGCATAATTCTGCTTTGCGTCTACGGCAGCGAATCCATCAACGCCTTCGCTCTTGTCGTTTGGCGGCGTGACACGGGCCATGTAGCCGCTCATGTCGCCATACCACTTGTAGAGCCACCAACCGCCCCCTTTTTGATTACTTGCGGTGAGGAGGCTGCCGAGACGCCCAGGCAGGTTTGTGAACCACCAGGAAATCATAGCACTTTCAACATTGTAACGTTCGAACTTGGCAATGTACGGAACCGAGACGCCAGGGGCACCTTCGTAGGTGTGCGTATCGGAAGAATATTCGTTAATGCTAAGCGCACGCGGCGAGATGTTATACTTCTTTTCGATATTGCGGAGGCTCTCCACGGCTCCCACAAAACCGCCACTGCCCCACTGATGCCAGCTAAACACATCGGGCAAGCAGTTGTTCTGCGAACAGTACTTGAGGAATTCATCCACACGGTTGGAGTTGAACCACGAATACGACGGGCCAATGATTTTAGCCTTCGGGTCCAGCTTGCGGATCAAGTCGTAAGTCGGCTTCCAGCAGTTGGTGTAAAAATCGCCATTCTCGTTTTTCCAAGTGCCGTCGGGTTCGTTCCAAATCTCGTAGCCGTCAAAGTTGTTAAGACCGGAATTCAGTTTCTTTTTGATAATCTCCTCGACACTCTTGAGCCAAGAATCCTTGCCGGGCCAGCGGTACGGCCAGCCGGGAAGGATGTCGGCCAATCGAATCTGAACCTTGCCCGTAGTGTTCACCAGACGCTTGGCAACGTCAAAGGCGTCACCAATGGGCTGCTGATGCCCATTGCCGCTAATGGCGGGTTGCACATAGACATTCCCCTTGAGCGGGGCAATGTGGGCAGAGACATCGGCGGGCAAATCCGCCGTAATGCCGTAAAGGGCTCCCGACGCGCAGTGCGTCACAGTACGGATGCTATCGGTCAAATCCACCTTGAGGGTGGCGTCGGCAAAAGCCGTCGTCGCAGACAAGGCTACAAAAGCCACTACCGTGCCCTTAAGCGAGGCCTTGCGCCCCATATCCAAACATTTCATAACGGTACTCCTATTTTCCTTTAAACTATTTTTTGGAGCAGCCGTTTTACAGGGGGGCAAGCGATATACTTTTGGAGTTTTGACAAAAGAGCCTCCGAGTAAAACTCGGAGGCTCTGATCCATAACCAACCCTATTTTTCTTTGAATCTTTCGATTCAACAGCTATAATTTAACCCCTTTTGAGGGTAATTTGTTACACCGCAAAATATATTTCATTTACAAAATGTAAATAAAAGGGTTCCCGGGGCACCCCGGGAATCCTTTTAGGTGTCAACTCCACTTGGAGTCTGGATTAGGATCATTTTGGACTAGCGAGCAACACGGACTGCCTGCATTTTGCCGGTAAAGCGGTTGCGCAGGTAGTAGATGCCCGAGTTCTTGATATCGCCAGTAGTTTGGAGAATCTGGGCCGCACCATCGAAACCGTAGGCAGAGAGGACGCCCAAGTTCACGCCGTGTACGTCAAACACGAAGTAGTCCTGAAGGCTGTTTTCATCGACCTGGAAACTCGGCTGTGCAAACTGGGGATTGTCTTCGGCAGCAATCGGTTCAGGGTCGGTAGCATTCTTACCCTTGACGAAGGTAAAGTAGTCCACGTCGAACCAGGCGCCGGTCACGTCCATGCGGAGGATGTGCTTGCCAGCCGGGAGAGTCACGTTGGCGGAGACCTTGTTGTAGTCATCGTAGTTTTCTTCGCCGGACTTTGCAGCAGGAACCGAAATCACGCTGGTCAGTTCCTTACCGTCAAGAGAAAGCTGGAAGCTAGAAGTAGAACCTGCGGCAGCCACGGCAGCAAACATGGTGTAGTCGCCAGCTTCAGCCACATTCACGGTCCATTCGAGCCAATCGCCTTCGCTGTTGTAGCCCACAATAACGCCGGTCGCCTTCTTGTAGAGGTCTACGCCGGTATCTTTACGGTAGTCGCTGTCGCCATGGTTCTCGGAATCGTCACCATAAGATTCGTTGCTCGTGCCGTCTTCGTTACGGCCCTTGCCCGGGATGTCGAAGTCTTCGGCTTCCACCTTGCCCGGGATGGCGATGGCCTCGCCCTTGAACGGGAGCTGCGGTTCGGGATCCACAACAGTCAAGACACCCGTGGCAAGGCCAGTCGTATTGACGCCCTTGTTCTTGGAGAGGTAGTCCCTGAGCCAAGCCATGGCGGCGCGGTCCTTGCCGTCCTTGATAATGCCGGAGCAACCGCCTGCAGTGCCGTTACAGTCAAGCCAGGTGCGGCCATAGATGTAGCCCCACAAGGTAATACCGGCAACGTGCTCGTTTTCCATGAAGTGGGAAATCTGTTCGGAGTAGCACTGCTTCTGGATATTGTCGTCGGTCGTCGCAATGTCGTATTCGCTAATGAACATCGGGGTCTGGGTCTTGTCCCAGATTTCCTTGGTAATGCTCTTGAGCGTATTGATGTTCAAGCAGACGCCACCGCCACCGGTACCGCCCTGGCCACCGCCCTGGCTCATCATGTCGTGGGCCTGCAAGCCGTAGGCATCGACCGGGGCA
The nucleotide sequence above comes from Fibrobacter sp. UWP2. Encoded proteins:
- a CDS encoding acyltransferase, yielding MEQPEQKSKRPYFPAIDGLRLLASINIVMLHLGSSNALQYMADCKWLMPIVSAPAFAAGIFYVFAGFLFASKFSDPERSIPVVPFMFARIAKLYRLHFFMTLLMFVVLVFKFSGYAHLPSFGEIPDCFGKGIANMVHPWRSLVLHLTLAWSVVPDLGMKLNEPSWSLTSFFVCYAITPWFSRWLFKQNRRTLWVLFGTVFIPGILWAVVFGATGNLWFDGYAAKYRFFHMFAPVRVFEYIFGMVIYRLYAEGCFEFLKRDYVSGMVQMFLLWALYGSLFLLSPQWNPGVNYFLHHSLPILIYGLFVLSLLSGKGFMARFFCIGIVRKVGRASFYPYLIHLPLITIAWGICNLNTPKNTIIFMVFVYTVSTLYMEFKIWKKKRAKAKAAR
- a CDS encoding diguanylate cyclase domain-containing protein; this translates as MFENLVGIEVNVICLLTALLILGTLQKSYQRKLQTRAFCALLLWFIAFCVIGGITHIVDPQNIAAMHVLICLKVITCVFVGYNWFTYTFYATANNSYGIRRWAPLVIAPPLAVSIYAIVVCIKHISDTELLLDPLLWLFLNIVGNVYFIAAVVVSVKRSFRSANPFQKGEYRRLSLVAIIPLIAMFVQYKFIQLNITSPVIILTILYMYLLSLKQQIFTDPATGLNNKHKMTDHIDKVLQNPDPEKRLFFVQIGVDYYEKIRKKFGKKKALLVIEKVAWFLRSQCHGQNAFLARYSADKFAIICEKETLSELEFLCNEIIRNSETGEIQSVIPWKISLNVYWSEYGTEKTQTVDDWLNGVYDNCIKPATETPES
- a CDS encoding VWA domain-containing protein, producing the protein MRFAEPNFLWCLFTLPLFALLFYYAYRRRKKLAARFVSLSMLPKLTTSVSPWRRLTKVLLLLLAIAFLFVALARPQWGRKMEHIERRGLDLVLLQDISLSMLAEDVKPNRLVRSRHEISSFLEGLSGDRVGLVAFSGEAQVMVPLTLDYGTVQMMLRELNPGWLMPGTNLENAIRKGMDLFKNSGGAGKYSVMILMSDGEELEAEAVNAAKEAAEMGIKIYTIGIGSREGVPIPVKTKNGEVAYKKDVQGNIVTTRLEEGTLQEIASVTGALYFYASPGEFQLQKVLTEIASLEKKDQASDRMENYQDRYQIFLGFSALLFLIEAMISERGRRRKQLNGRFS
- a CDS encoding glycosyl hydrolase family 8, which translates into the protein MKNFFKIALAAVAVTSVVASAGTPQFPFPQNKKSPHGTTALYADPSVIQDHFKKWKGAWYQDKGNEAWILSPEGTNSTVSEGIAYGMMIMVYMSSTNDDHQAEFDKLYATWKNNAKGNGGGMNWRVGEGSHGGTASDADFDAALALIMASKQWNNAQYLTDAKALISWIASNDIDGNNSVKAGSDWNLMFNPSYGTLANFELFAKVTNDSKWNTVKSKAEQDLLACQNNTTGLVTDWCDWNSHQPAVNSQAAVGQADNPGFFDDAARTPWRMAWAYYWYGNANAKKFNDKIVPWMYKETKMNAGGINSGYYPDGTMSQKRDNFSSSTFSGGLGLAAASADEAEPYLETVYKTLKNKTSCASASGCGEGVPGEKYYPATLNLLYLLLMTGNMPNFYDMTGFTSFTPDPSLGQQITSSEGIHLDKGDSLVGVSGFWNWGAYHDKLGIGTKMDPDSGSSPLYLIGDEVYANASMEIGPEPEYDEALKQAGLLKYPSAGIAMSFKGDESGVNLTALNVASVRINVKTTGTMRFAILYAEPHCAGCEPGILLDPTNDYQTLTFKLKPNGYILGDLNIDSWMTQESVPAAGANDVMATASGVKFEAKMPDGGTGSVSVKSIEFLDASGNVVDPVKLVGFAVPNDFSKYNGGSSPTSSSSQGVNPTSSSQGVVNPGSSASGQDAIVAVDALSVAKVSVSGMQIQLSGAKIGSNYAVFSMQGKVIASGRIDGANQNIVMPSKGQYLLRVGNQISTVRVK
- a CDS encoding polysaccharide deacetylase family protein, with translation MSRFFKIALATAFAGGGFAMAAGPITTVPWNGHVGAVSFTFDDGMQNQIDNLKPILDKMPDVTVTFFIPGFSSVWQNNPNDLAALAQAGHEIGNHSLSHPTLTGLSADSLTKEIVNFAESLEKGIPAPKITAFATPFCANSDDVTAVIKQKHFINRDCGDWAYRNGWNKEPNWFKFPALTWLRSSKKPEDITVALDTCIGNADFSGLPSWESPPGPEGEWMVVLNHGVAQDNDDYAIDPADIKKIIQHARDNKMWVASFSTIGAYYMAHFTLDAVSEALGESANIDAGIKLDWKLPSENMPESIPLKVKLGGPLTAVKGKIVMDQGDKAIWPDSSGHYTIEFTKLSLKVRLATAEEIENHGNNTTALKRANQLNKKPRSSGPHGTFDLMGRRVKNEKR
- a CDS encoding VWA domain-containing protein encodes the protein MDIGALHFQNPEAFWLFIFVPVLIALYVYRQQRRKSTIKFPALAIAKKASPSRRVRLRHIVPALRMAALCCFIVALARPQNAMEVEYTSTDGVDIMLVLDVSGSMGTLDMLTRAEQAKLGVMNAERILKSGEYWKYSRMGYAQEVIADFIQKRHSDRIGLSAFGSRAVTQCPLTLDYGSLLEILGATDDLARDSVFANRTAIGDGLMNALARLQKSEAKSRVVVLLTDGKDNASVISPVRAAEVAQSLGVKVYTVGVGKKRGKILGFQQNAWTGEISWTERDITPEEGIDEATLSAVAQKTGGKFYRAENKEQLEEIYSEIDQLEKTEIETVAYARYAEKFYPWLLLGAALILLELLLANTRFVRIP